The following proteins come from a genomic window of Malus sylvestris chromosome 4, drMalSylv7.2, whole genome shotgun sequence:
- the LOC126618529 gene encoding L-type lectin-domain containing receptor kinase IV.1-like encodes MFGKHARKTAMLFKLVILTLVTLAAAEDLNFIFNGFQSANLHLDGIAGVTPNGLLRLTNDTKQNQGHAFYPNSIIFKDSSNGRVFSFSTTFVFAIRSEYADLSGHGIVFVVAPTQGLPGAFPSQFLGLFNESNNGNATNQVFAVELDTIQSKEFNDINENHVGIDINGLHSEKAAPAAYYDQNNGGLRNLTLISGQPMRVWVEYDGAKKQIDVSLAPINVVKPSTPLLSLNFDLSPILNDTMYVGLSSSTGSVLTSHYVLGWSFKINGQAQELVLSQLPKLPRTGGKKRSKLLTIGVPILFVSLILLAVYGLIYIIRRKRKYAELLEDWELEYGPQRFKYKELYVATKGFKEKEILGSGGFGKVYRGKLPTTKNEIAVKRVSHESRQGMKEFVAEIVSIGQLRHRNLVPLLGYCRRKGELLLVYEYMPNGSLDKYLYDQPAVTLNWSQRFRVIRGIASGLFYLHEGWEQVVIHRDVKASNVLLDGELNARLGDFGLSRLYDRGTDPQTTHIVGTLGYLAPEHTRTGRATESTDVFAFGAFLLEVACGRRPIEAQGPEQHLILVDWVFTCWSRCNILEARDQNFGTDFVTEEVELVLKLGLLCSHSEPSARPSMRQLVQYLEGDIALPELSVLGISSSGLTFAHHEGFDDFAMSYSSSVAKGFSHSSYAAESTLLSGGR; translated from the coding sequence ATGTTTGGCAAACACGCAAGAAAAACAGCCATGCTTTTCAAGCTTGTAATTCTTACACTAGTAACCCTAGCAGCAGCTGAAGATCTTAACTTCATCTTCAATGGCTTCCAGTCTGCCAATCTTCACCTCGACGGCATAGCGGGAGTCACACCGAATGGCCTCTTGAGGCTTACAAACGACACTAAGCAGAACCAAGGCCATGCATTTTATCCGAACTCCATAATCTTCAAGGACTCATCCAATGGCAGGGTTTTCTCCTTCTCTACAACTTTTGTGTTCGCCATCAGGTCAGAATATGCAGATTTGAGCGGCCATGGAATCGTTTTTGTGGTTGCTCCAACGCAAGGCCTTCCCGGCGCTTTTCCAAGCCAATTCCTTGGTCTTTTTAACGAGTCCAACAATGGaaatgccaccaaccaagtttTCGCCGTGGAGCTTGACACCATCCAGAGCAAGGAGTTCAATGACATCAATGAAAACCATGTTGGGATTGATATCAACGGCTTGCACTCTGAGAAAGCTGCTCCGGCTGCATACTATGATCAAAATAATGGCGGATTACGGAATTTAACTCTCATCAGCGGCCAACCGATGAGAGTTTGGGTGGAATATGACGGTGCCAAGAAGCAAATCGATGTCAGTTTGGCTCCAATCAATGTTGTTAAACCCTCCACTCCGCTATTGTCTTTGAATTTCGATCTTTCGCCGATACTCAACGACACAATGTATGTCGGCTTGTCTTCATCAACCGGCTCAGTCCTCACATCTCATTATGTATTGGGTTGGAGCTTCAAGATCAATGGCCAGGCTCAAGAACTTGTTCTGTCACAACTTCCTAAGTTGCCGCGGACGGGAGGTAAAAAAAGGTCGAAACTTTTGACAATTGGCGTGCCAATTTTATTTGTGAGTTTGATTTTGCTAGCAGTTTACGGTTTAATTTACATCataagaaggaagaggaagtaTGCAGAATTGCTTGAAGATTGGGAGCTTGAGTATGGCCCTCAAAGGTTTAAGTACAAAGAGTTGTACGTTGCAACAAAAGGGTTTAAAGAAAAGGAGATTTTGGGAAGTGGGGGTTTTGGTAAAGTGTATAGAGGCAAGTTACCCACCACAAAAAATGAGATTGCTGTGAAGAGAGTCTCACATGAATCAAGGCAGGGGATGAAGGAGTTTGTGGCGGAAATCGTGAGCATTGGCCAGCTTCGCCATCGAAATTTAGTCCCACTCTTGGGATACTGCAGAAGAAAAGGGGAGCTGCTTTTGGTGTATGAGTACATGCCTAATGGAAGCTTGGACAAGTACCTCTATGACCAACCGGCGGTCACTCTCAATTGGAGCCAGAGGTTTAGGGTTATCCGAGGCATTGCTTCGGGGTTGTTTTATCTTCATGAAGGATGGGAACAAGTTGTGATTCACAGAGATGTTAAGGCAAGCAATGTGTTGCTAGACGGTGAATTGAATGCAAGgctaggggattttgggctttcaAGACTATATGACCGCGGAACAGATCCTCAAACTACTCATATAGTTGGAACACTAGGGTATTTAGCTCCGGAACATACAAGAACAGGCCGGGCCACAGAAAGCACCGACGTGTTTGCTTTTGGGGCATTTTTGCTCGAAGTTGCTTGTGGAAGAAGGCCGATAGAGGCGCAAGGTCCCGAGCAGCATTTGATCTTGGTGGATTGGGTTTTTACTTGTTGGAGCAGATGTAATATTCTCGAGGCAAGGGATCAAAACTTTGGGACGGATTTCGTAACCGAGGAGGTGGAGTTGGTGTTGAAGCTAGGGTTGTTGTGCTCTCACTCGGAGCCTTCAGCGAGGCCGAGCATGAGACAACTGGTGCAGTATTTGGAGGGGGACATTGCTTTGCCGGAGCTCTCAGTTCTTGGGATTTCTTCCAGTGGGTTGACTTTTGCTCACCATGaaggttttgatgattttgctATGTCATATTCATCTTCTGTGGCCAAGGGGTTTTCACATTCATCATATGCTGCAGAGTCCACACTCCTCTCAGGTGGTCGCTGA